In Quercus robur chromosome 11, dhQueRobu3.1, whole genome shotgun sequence, the sequence CTTCTTTGCAAACCCACATTTATAGACACCGTTATTTATCCCATTGTATATCCATTCATTAGTCTCATCAATTTGGGCTTGCAAGTGAGGAGGATAGAGGTCTAGATCTGTATTCTCTGCTATGTCATTGAATTCAGTGTTGAACATGCGGATAATCTCTGAACTCTCATTATTAACAATTGTTTTGAGTTTCTTATCCCATAGAACCTAATATAGAGCAAAAAATCTATCAAATAGCATAAAAGATTCAAACTTAGATAATTCatgttaaaaaaaggaaaaattggaAAGGAGGACATGTGGTAACATACAGGAACTGTGTACTTTCCAGAGTAGTTTGTACTGGCAAGCTCATAAAGTTCTCTAATACTTTTTGCTCCATTCAAAGGGTCACTTTCAGCTCCTGGTTCCTCTGTATTCGAAGCAGGAAAAATCCACCCCATATGCTCATCAGTTTCCTTTGTTCTTTCCCACTTGGGTTTAACTGACTGAACAACAAACAGACAATATTGATTTGGTCATAAGATTGATTCCATCTCTAAGAAAAGCACTAAAAGATTTACTGACCGTGAAACTGATGGCTTTGTCAAGTCCTTTAATCTTCAAGTATGAAAGACACCTTGAAGCCCAAGGGCAAGCATATGATATATACAGATGATACCTTCCAACTTCTGCTGGAAATAGGGAGCTTGGATCTCGTGAAATAATGTTACGGAATGTTGATGCAGTTCTCATGAAAGCACCAGAATCTGACATCTCATCCAGTGAAGATCGAGCCATTTGAATGAAGTGCTGAAGAAtccataaaaaaagaagtatatCATTACTTCCAGAAGTAAATATGGTCAAAATTGTAGAAACTTATAACTATGGTTAGAATATCATAACCAATTACTATGTATATAGGGATGGCTGAAAAGTTatattataggaaaaaaaaatgaaactagaAATACAAAGTTAGAATCTTGCACAGAACAATTAATTCCTAAGGAAGAGGCTTGATAGATTTTGCCATCTCATAGCAATTTTTCTGCTTTGTTTGCAACACTAGTTTGCTTCACAGTTATTGAACCCCatacaagtaaaaaaataatttctttcataTGAATAAAATTAGTGACATCTAAAGTAAAATTTACTCCAAAACATTGTATACCATGGATTACTATACATAATAAGATCACTTGCTTTCTGCTTGCTTGAGATCCTGGGGGACAAgtcacatttttaaaattttggatggTTACAAAAACTATACAAGTATAACCCAACAGGGTATGTGCTGTTACATGCATGTTCAAACAATGGTTACATGTTTTGCCAACAAAGGTATTAAAATTCTCAATGAATCAGTGAATATGAGAATCCATGAAACTACAAATGCATCAAGAAGAACCCACAGGTTATCTGTAGTTTCCTTTGCAACAAGCATTCCCAGTTGGACTATATACACCACAGACCACAAAACTCCCAGCATCCTTCTCTATTTGCAATAACAGAGCCAGACCATGTTCTTATGTGGGAATTTAAATCAGcaaccaaattttattttgctgGAAAACATTCCAAAGATTACATTTTTACAGCTAAAAAGGTAACATTTATGGTTGTGAGATGTTATTCATGCAGAGAACcaaacattataaaaaaatttacccatCATCAGCTGTAAAATTCCATTAAAATATATGGGTCTGAAATCATATTCATGTCAAAGTTCTCAACCAAATATTTTCCCATTAAAACATATGGATCAGAACCAAAAAACTTCCTTTACAGCTACAAGATTTTGAATCCAGATCATAAATTAGTACCCAATCAAATAACTCAGAGTCAAATATTATAATTCTAGTACTAGGAAACCCAAGTAAGAAAATTTCATGAAAACAGTTCCTTTctcagttttcttttttttttgagcagcTGGTCATTTAGAGTAGTTGAACAACACCCAGAAGTAACAAGAAGTTAGTATAAGCTAACATGGCAGggagaataaaataatgaaataaacgGGAGTTTGCAAGCTTTCTACCTTGGAAGGGACTTGCTGGATGAGCTGCTGCTTCTTGGTGCCAAATACTAAGATGGGTTTGTGGAAAAGGGATATCATAGGATCAAATAAAAGAAAGCGGCCAAGTGGGCTTATTTTATTGTTGAGTCTTTGTTTACTTATCAGCAAAGGTATCAATAAACTTTTGAATggaaatattcattttttatagagtttttaaAATGATAGTGAGTGGTTTAGACTTTTGATATTGTTCCatcattaatattaaataaatatgaattGATCATGATTATAGAAATCATGTCTGTaaacaaatgaaatatataaggtaatttatcattttatagACGTAGATGGTTCATCTGTGAAGTTTTAGCTTAATTAAGTATGAGATCGCACATTGGTCATGCTGGTCAAATAAATTATAcagagaaaaattcaaattatatagagagaaaattcaatttgttTACCACTTTTTGTCAACTTCGGATGGTTAGAACTTTATAATTTCTACAATTCAGATCtgatttaaaattaaaggttaaaaacatgatttagaaaaatatttcagtccatttttagaaaaaaaaaaaaatatatatatatatatatatatatatattttttgtgtggcTAAAACAGTGTAAAAGCAGCTTTTGAAGTGAAGCAATGAGCAAaaggtcatttttttaggtcgTAACAATAGCAAATTTTTGTGATCCAAACTGAATGGgaactttatattatttttggaaagataTGGAGGTTTCAAAGAATTGGGGAACATTTACAGCTGGTAACAAAATtgcaaaatagagaaaaatggagCACTTTAAATCTAAAATTCCTGCCCCAGTTAAGAGTCCTGCAAAGGTTTTTGGTTCTTACCTTAATGAAGATCTCCTAGTCATACACACTGAAGTTATTGTGGGCATAGAAGATCCGTTGGTGTTCAAACCTGAACTCAAAAAGGGATACACTTAAGAAGAAGACACCTCTGGCCAATCCCTGCAATTATTCCATGCAGTTTGAACACATTTTGATTGCTATCCTGAAATGGCTTAAAACAGTACATGGCAACGGAACTccacaaaatatataatatgaagCACTGGCTTATCACGCTGGTAGGCTCTGGAGCTTTTAAACCATCAGCAGTAGGAAAAGGATCAAAATATTGAAACTTGCTTTAGCATTTCAGCTTTTCAACACAACGAATTCACCCATCTAGATTAAACAATGGCTGCTAACCAATTCCTTTAGAGATCCTATCGGACAAGCTAGAAACAAGAGCATAGTTGTTGCTTTCATAACATGCGGTCATAAACGCTGCCAAAGTCACACGATCCACATTACGGTCCTTATCTAATATTCTATGAAAGAACAAAGCTGCTATGCCCACTTTCCCCTCACTACAAAGCTTCCTGACCAAGGTATTAACTGTTCGGCTCCACAGCTTTTTGTCTAGTCTTTCTAATATTATCATGGCAGTAGCAGAATCATCTATTTTGCAATACTCATAAGCCAATGTCAGCCGAGTAACTTCACAAGGGGATAGGCCCTTGTCTATCATGATGTCATATAACCGGTGAGCCTCATCCAACTTAGATCCTTTGCAAAGCCCACTTATGAGAGCACCATAAGTAATACTGTCCGGTTTACAGCCATGATCATTCATcctatgaaaatattttacagccAAGTTAATGTTCCCATCCCTACAATACCCGCATATCATGGATGTATAAGTCTCCTTTGTTGGGACCAGGCCAAGCATGATAGCTTCTTCAAAAAACTTCTCGCTTTCTTTTAATCTTCGTTGCCTACAAAAGGCAGCAATCAATGTCGTATATGTACGTATATCGGGTTGAAGGCCAGCTTTGACCATCTTATTGAAAAACACCAAGGCTTGCTTCGTATCTGCTTGCTTGCAATGCTCTGATATGAGGATAGTATATGTAATTCTATCAGCTTGCAATCCATGTTGAAAACCCTTCTTCAGCAatttataagcctcatgaaccCTTCCCTTTTTGCAGAGGCCATCAATAATTGCATTATATGTACAGATATTAGGAGCAAAACCTTCATTATTCATTATGTTCATCAACTCATATGCTCTTTCAAAATTCCCTGCTTTACATTGGCCATCAATGAGAGTGGTATATGTATTTGTATTGGGAACCAATCCCTGTTCTCTCATTCTACTCAATAACATCTCAGCACGGTTCAACTTTTCCTCTTTGCAATACCCACCGATCATAGTTGTATATGTGTGAACATTAGGCTTGTAAGTATCACTCCGGACAAGCTTAAGAAATAGTCTAAAAGCCTTCTCAGTCCATCCCTTCTTGC encodes:
- the LOC126707450 gene encoding pentatricopeptide repeat-containing protein At4g19890, giving the protein MVSFLFLLKSHSFQHKTPIPISLFFTLRTLCTNQQHDFCTIPTQPNSPSPSPSHSLVRTVCSLVCDSYYQQPHFTTSPPNITLHLNAESLTHEHAITVVASLASEAGSMVALSFFYWAIGVSKFRHFMRLYIVCAVALIDNGNMVRAHEVMQCMVRNFCEIGRFKEAVDMVIEMRNQGLARSTHTLNCVIGIGCEMGLVEYVENVFDEMCVRGVSPDCCSYKLMVVGYCRIGRILEADRWLSKMVERDFVVDNATLTLVITAFCEKGFANRACWYFDKMIEMGLTPNVINFTSLIHGLCKKGSIKQAFEMLEEMVRKGWKPNVYTHTALIHGLCKKGWTEKAFRLFLKLVRSDTYKPNVHTYTTMIGGYCKEEKLNRAEMLLSRMREQGLVPNTNTYTTLIDGQCKAGNFERAYELMNIMNNEGFAPNICTYNAIIDGLCKKGRVHEAYKLLKKGFQHGLQADRITYTILISEHCKQADTKQALVFFNKMVKAGLQPDIRTYTTLIAAFCRQRRLKESEKFFEEAIMLGLVPTKETYTSMICGYCRDGNINLAVKYFHRMNDHGCKPDSITYGALISGLCKGSKLDEAHRLYDIMIDKGLSPCEVTRLTLAYEYCKIDDSATAMIILERLDKKLWSRTVNTLVRKLCSEGKVGIAALFFHRILDKDRNVDRVTLAAFMTACYESNNYALVSSLSDRISKGIG
- the LOC126707451 gene encoding uncharacterized protein LOC126707451 isoform X1; the protein is MISLFHKPILVFGTKKQQLIQQVPSKHFIQMARSSLDEMSDSGAFMRTASTFRNIISRDPSSLFPAEVGRYHLYISYACPWASRCLSYLKIKGLDKAISFTSVKPKWERTKETDEHMGWIFPASNTEEPGAESDPLNGAKSIRELYELASTNYSGKYTVPVLWDKKLKTIVNNESSEIIRMFNTEFNDIAENTDLDLYPPHLQAQIDETNEWIYNGINNGVYKCGFAKKQGPYEEAVKQLYEALDKCEEILGRQQYICGNMLSEADIRLFVTLIRFDEVYVVHFKCNKKQLREYPNLFNYTKDIFQIPGMSSSVNMEHIKRHYYGSHPSINPFGIIPLGPDIDYSSPHDRERFST
- the LOC126707451 gene encoding uncharacterized protein LOC126707451 isoform X2 translates to MISLFHKPILVFGTKKQQLIQQVPSKHFIQMARSSLDEMSDSGAFMRTASTFRNIISRDPSSLFPAEVGRYHLYISYACPWASRCLSYLKIKGLDKAISFTSVKPKWERTKETDEHMGWIFPASNTEEPGAESDPLNGAKSIRELYELASTNYSGKYTVPVLWDKKLKTIVNNESSEIIRMFNTEFNDIAENTDLDLYPPHLQAQIDETNEWIYNGINNGVYKCGFAKKQGPYEEAVKQLYEALDKCEEILGRQQYICGNMLSEADIRLFVTLIRFDEVYVVHFKCNKKQLREYPNLFNYTKDIFQIPGMSSSVNMEHIKRHYYGSHPSINPFGIIPLGPDIDYSSPHDRERFST
- the LOC126707451 gene encoding uncharacterized protein LOC126707451 isoform X3 translates to MARSSLDEMSDSGAFMRTASTFRNIISRDPSSLFPAEVGRYHLYISYACPWASRCLSYLKIKGLDKAISFTSVKPKWERTKETDEHMGWIFPASNTEEPGAESDPLNGAKSIRELYELASTNYSGKYTVPVLWDKKLKTIVNNESSEIIRMFNTEFNDIAENTDLDLYPPHLQAQIDETNEWIYNGINNGVYKCGFAKKQGPYEEAVKQLYEALDKCEEILGRQQYICGNMLSEADIRLFVTLIRFDEVYVVHFKCNKKQLREYPNLFNYTKDIFQIPGMSSSVNMEHIKRHYYGSHPSINPFGIIPLGPDIDYSSPHDRERFST